One window from the genome of Dermochelys coriacea isolate rDerCor1 chromosome 19, rDerCor1.pri.v4, whole genome shotgun sequence encodes:
- the LOC119845460 gene encoding transmembrane protein 244 isoform X3, whose product MIGSICSGAFRLDTFDGLIPFEFNTEPSHSNPKYLVNLLSMELTYFTSGLLFAALLKRWVWDYAITVTLVHVALTSVVMEQFPLVWHWWLALGSGLFIMIFSGQLVTHFACPDSSDPTLDSY is encoded by the exons ATGATTGGAAGCATCTGCTCTGGAGCTTTCAG GCTGGACACATTTGATGGACTTATCCCCTTTGAATTTAACACAGAACCATCTCACTCAAATCCCAAATATCTGG TGAATTTGCTATCCATGGAACTGACCTACTTCACCAGCGGCCTTCTCTTTGCTGCTCTGCTGAAGCGATGGGTCTGGGACTACGCCATCACTGTCACATTGGTCCATGTGGCACTGACGTCTGTAG TGATGGAACAGTTCCCTTTGGTGTGGCACTGGTGGCTAGCACTTG GCAGTGGCCTCTTTATCATGATTTTCAGTGGACAACTTGTGACTCACTTTGCTTGCCCTGACTCCAGTGATCCCACTTTGGACAGCTACTGA
- the LOC119845460 gene encoding transmembrane protein 244 isoform X2 gives MALQSGRVPGIKIILIHLLLCLVTFYTVYYMIGSICSGAFRLDTFDGLIPFEFNTEPSHSNPKYLVNLLSMELTYFTSGLLFAALLKRWVWDYAITVTLVHVALTSVGSGLFIMIFSGQLVTHFACPDSSDPTLDSY, from the exons ATGGCCCTCCAAAGCGGCCGTGTGCCCGGCATCAAG ATCATCCTCATTCACCTGCTGTTGTGCCTGGTCACTTTCTACACAGTCTATTACATGATTGGAAGCATCTGCTCTGGAGCTTTCAG GCTGGACACATTTGATGGACTTATCCCCTTTGAATTTAACACAGAACCATCTCACTCAAATCCCAAATATCTGG TGAATTTGCTATCCATGGAACTGACCTACTTCACCAGCGGCCTTCTCTTTGCTGCTCTGCTGAAGCGATGGGTCTGGGACTACGCCATCACTGTCACATTGGTCCATGTGGCACTGACGTCTGTAG GCAGTGGCCTCTTTATCATGATTTTCAGTGGACAACTTGTGACTCACTTTGCTTGCCCTGACTCCAGTGATCCCACTTTGGACAGCTACTGA
- the LOC119845460 gene encoding transmembrane protein 244 isoform X1 translates to MALQSGRVPGIKIILIHLLLCLVTFYTVYYMIGSICSGAFRLDTFDGLIPFEFNTEPSHSNPKYLVNLLSMELTYFTSGLLFAALLKRWVWDYAITVTLVHVALTSVVMEQFPLVWHWWLALGSGLFIMIFSGQLVTHFACPDSSDPTLDSY, encoded by the exons ATGGCCCTCCAAAGCGGCCGTGTGCCCGGCATCAAG ATCATCCTCATTCACCTGCTGTTGTGCCTGGTCACTTTCTACACAGTCTATTACATGATTGGAAGCATCTGCTCTGGAGCTTTCAG GCTGGACACATTTGATGGACTTATCCCCTTTGAATTTAACACAGAACCATCTCACTCAAATCCCAAATATCTGG TGAATTTGCTATCCATGGAACTGACCTACTTCACCAGCGGCCTTCTCTTTGCTGCTCTGCTGAAGCGATGGGTCTGGGACTACGCCATCACTGTCACATTGGTCCATGTGGCACTGACGTCTGTAG TGATGGAACAGTTCCCTTTGGTGTGGCACTGGTGGCTAGCACTTG GCAGTGGCCTCTTTATCATGATTTTCAGTGGACAACTTGTGACTCACTTTGCTTGCCCTGACTCCAGTGATCCCACTTTGGACAGCTACTGA